The Aspergillus chevalieri M1 DNA, chromosome 5, nearly complete sequence genome includes a region encoding these proteins:
- a CDS encoding Fcf2 domain-containing protein (BUSCO:EOG092643NE;~COG:S;~EggNog:ENOG410PQHE;~InterPro:IPR014810,IPR039883;~PFAM:PF08698): protein MAEEVCFEHHPVQPHTEVDMTDDEIQKLLHEAENRLRAPGSKPTQDSRLQMSKGNENEDASSLIPKLSTNHSLQPYVHETNEVAMLDPLRISDSRQKNVPNFDPTKTRTNTSGKKKEKPSAGDDWFNLPKTEMTPELKRDLQLLRMRSVLDPKRHYKKEGKAKPPEFSQVGTIVEGPTEFFNGRIAKKDRKRTFVEEAMALERETRRFESKYNDIQTTKRSGKKAFYKDLRSKRGRKNT, encoded by the exons ATGGCAGAGGAAGTATGCTTTGAGCATCATCCTGTCCAGCCTCACACTGAGGTTGACATGACAGATGATGAAATTCAGAAGCTGCTTCATGAAGCAGAAAACCGGCTTCGAGCTCCTGGATCGAAACCAACCCAGGATTCAAGACTCCAGATGTCCAAGGGGAATGAAAACGAAGATGCATCTTCTCT CATTCCGAAGTTATCAACGAATCATTCCCTGCAACCATACGTACACGAGACAAATGAAGTCGCCATGCTCGATCCTCTTCGTATAAGCGATTCCCGACAAAAGAACGTGCCCAACTTCGATCCAACCAAGACTAGGACGAACACTTCAGGAAAGAAG AAGGAAAAACCTTCTGCAGGAGATGATTGGTTTAATCTTCCAAAGACAGAAATGACACCAGAGTTGAAAAGAGATTTACAGCTCCTTCGGATGCGTTCAGTTCTAGACCCAAAAAGACACTAcaaaaaagaagggaaagcGAAACCTCCAGAGTTCTCCCAAGTGGGAACAATAGTCGAGGGACCAACCGAGTTTTTCAATGGGCGTATTGCAAAGAAAGATCGCAAGAGAACCTTTGTGGAAGAGGCTATGGCTTTGGAGCGCGAAACAAGACGTTTCGAATCCAAATACAACGATATCCAGACCACGAAGCGAAGCGGCAAGAAAGCATTTTACAAAGATCTACGGTCGAAGAGAGGCCGTAAAAACACGTGA
- the RSM10 gene encoding mitochondrial 37S ribosomal protein uS10m (COG:J;~EggNog:ENOG410PMUZ;~InterPro:IPR036838,IPR001848,IPR027486;~PFAM:PF00338;~go_component: GO:0005840 - ribosome [Evidence IEA];~go_function: GO:0003735 - structural constituent of ribosome [Evidence IEA];~go_process: GO:0006412 - translation [Evidence IEA]) — protein MLSFPKSRMLLGLGKPLKFPVPTRSLASSNKPDVDPSQSEVCHAANLSGKQGTEQLSESIKPWAERLDDLNQETRLPRSVQALYLRPLRRKAQYGLPVCDLQLRSYSVRNVEFFADFAIRAAYYLKLPVSGPVPLPRIVERWTFPRSNFVHKKSQENFERITLRRLIQIKDGNPQTVQAWLAFLRKHSFYGVGLKANVWEHESLDVAKTMDDVIPEIEQSLEPHLSQFGQRKDRGGDQSILDILESERFTQNKGPLADVRRS, from the exons ATGCTTTCCTTCCCGAAGTCGCGCATGCTGCTAGGGCTGGGAAAGCCGCTTAAG TTTCCTGTGCCAACTCGGAGTCTCGCATCGTCAAATAAACCGGATGTCGACCCTAGTCAGTCGGAAGTTTGTCACGCCGCGAATCTATCGGGAAAACA AGGAACCGAGCAGTTGTCCGAATCTATAAAGCCATG GGCGGAACGATTGGATGATTTAAATCAAGAGACGCGGCTCCCTAGGAGTGTGCAAGCTCTCTACTTGCGTCCTCTTCGAAGAAAGGCTCAGTACGGTCTCCCAGTCTGTGATCTCCAGTTGAGATCGTACAGTGTACGGAACGTCGAATTCTTCGCCGATTTTGCCATTCGCGCGGCATACTATCTGAAACTCCCCGTTTCGGGACCTGTGCCGTTGCCGCGCATTGTTGAGCGCTGGACATTTCCACGAAGCAATTTCGTACATAAGAAAAGCCAAGAAAATTTTGAAAGAATAACACTTCGGCGATTGATTCAAATCAAAGATGGCAATCCGCAGACTGTACAGGCGTGGCTGGCCTTCTTAAGAAAGCACTCCTTCTATGGAGTAGGTCTAAAGGCAAATGTTTGGGAGCATGAAAGTCTCG ACGTGGCTAAAACTATGGATGATGTGATTCCTGAGATTGAGCAATCACTTGAGCCGCACCTCTCCCAATTCGGCCAGAGAAAAGATAGGGGTGGTGACCAATCGATATTGGATATCTTGGAAAGCGAACGATTTACTCAGAACAAGGGACCACTGGCTGACGTCCGCAGGAGCTAA
- a CDS encoding pepsin-like aspartic protease (COG:O;~EggNog:ENOG410PIXI;~InterPro:IPR021109,IPR033876,IPR001461,IPR001969, IPR033121;~MEROPS:MER0000933;~PFAM:PF00026,PF14543;~SECRETED:SignalP(1-20);~go_function: GO:0004190 - aspartic-type endopeptidase activity [Evidence IEA];~go_process: GO:0006508 - proteolysis [Evidence IEA]), protein MRSAWLWSFFVYLALSKADALTLHRRDVPSVVPLGIQRKDIADPVHRDRMRRDQTVGQKLDNEETLYFCNVTLGTPEQSLRLVLDTGSSDLWCNAANSTLCSSRGSPCRTSGSYDGDSSSTYSYVSSNFNISYADGSGAAGDYVTDTIHIGGVSIKDFQFGAGYSSSSSEGVLGIGYASNEVQVGRFGQSAYPNLPRAMVENGLINSNAYSLWLNDLDANTGSILFGGVNKAKYLGDLKTLPVQTVNGGYSEFIIALTGVAFASESDSHNYSSNALPAAVLLDSGSSLTYLPDSLVEDIYSDLNVVYESSSGVGYVPCSLADENINITYTFSDPSITVGMGELTLDSGPLYFRDGTRACVFGIVPAGDSTAVLGDTFLRSAYVVYDLANNEISLANTNFDPADDDILEIGTGDDSVPGATKVANPVTSVAVDNGSGARIGGPTGSASTDLPTATSAATAILPDTKGSLLYRLASVGIGCMFLAF, encoded by the exons ATGCGGAGCGCATGGCTATGGTCTTTCTTTGTCTATCTTGCGCTTTCCAAGGCTGATGCGTTGACGCTACACCGGAGAGATGTTCCCTCCGTTGTGCCGCTAGGCATCCAACGAAAGGATATTGCTGATCCTGTCCATCGGGATCGAATGCGGCGAGACCAAACTGTTGGTCAGAAGCTTGATAACGAG GAAACGCTTTATTTTTGTAATGTCACTCTTGGTACGCCAGAACAGAGCTTGCGATTGGTCCTTGATACCGGAAGCAGCGATCTTTGGTGCAATGCGGCGAATTCCACTCTTTGCTCCTCTCGAGGTAGTCCTTGCCGCACATCAGGTTCTTATGATGGTGATTCTTCCTCCACATATTCCTATGTTTCTTCCAACTTCAACATATCATATGCGGATGGTTCAGGAGCGGCCGGTGACTATGTAACCGACACTATCCACATCGGAGGTGTCTCTATAAAGGATTTCCAGTTCGGCGCTGGGTACTCGTCTAGCTCTTCTG AGGGTGTTCTAGGCATAGGGTATGCGTCGAATGAAGTACAAGTTGGTCGGTTTGGCCAGAGCGCTTATCCTAATCTTCCTCGGGCGATGGTCGAGAATGGCCTGATCAACTCAAATGCCTATAGCCTCTGGTTGAACGACCTGGATGCAAACACAGGCTCGATCTTATTCGGCGGCGTTAACAAGGCAAAATATCTTGGCGATTTAAAGACTCTTCCAGTTCAAACAGTCAATGGTGGCTATTCGGAATTCATTATTGCGCTCACAGGAGTAGCCTTTGCATCCGAGTCCGACAGCCACAATTATTCCTCGAATGCACTACCGGCAGCGGTGTTACTTGACTCCGGGAGTTCGCTGACATACCTACCGGACTCGCTTGTCGAAGACATATACAGTGACTTGAACGTTGTTTACGAATCATCAAGCGGGGTCGGCTATGTACCATGCAGTCTAGCGGACGAGAATATCAACATCACATACACATTTTCTGATCCTAGTATCACGGTTGGCATGGGCGAACTGACCCTCGATTCGGGTCCGCTCTATTTCCGCGACGGTACACGAGCATGTGTGTTCGGTATTGTTCCTGCTGGAGACAGTACCGCTGTTCTGGGCGACACCTTTCTGCGCAGTGCATACGTCGTCTATGATTTGGCGAACAACGAGATTTCCCTCGCCAATACAAACTTTGATCCCGCCGATGATGATATACTCGAAATTGGGACAGGTGATGATTCTGTTCCTGGTGCTACAAAAGTTGCAAATCCCGTTACAAGCGTTGCTGTGGATAATGGCTCTGGGGCCCGAATTGGTGGCCCAACTGGCAGTGCCTCGACTGACTTACCAACCGCAACTAGTGCTGCCACTGCTATTTTGCCGGATACCAAAGGAAGTTTACTTTACAGGCTTGCAAGTGTAGGCATTGGGTGTATGTTTTTGGCATTCTAG
- the MSW1 gene encoding tryptophan--tRNA ligase MSW1 (COG:J;~EggNog:ENOG410PGYS;~InterPro:IPR024109,IPR001412,IPR014729,IPR002305, IPR002306;~PFAM:PF00579;~go_function: GO:0000166 - nucleotide binding [Evidence IEA];~go_function: GO:0004812 - aminoacyl-tRNA ligase activity [Evidence IEA];~go_function: GO:0004830 - tryptophan-tRNA ligase activity [Evidence IEA];~go_function: GO:0005524 - ATP binding [Evidence IEA];~go_process: GO:0006418 - tRNA aminoacylation for protein translation [Evidence IEA];~go_process: GO:0006436 - tryptophanyl-tRNA aminoacylation [Evidence IEA]), whose product MNPKANIAYNDQSFTRLYLLARNRVRFKGPIQNRGSSYSTKTSLATHKTIFSGIQPTGIPHLGNYLGALREWVQLQNGATEGTKLLFSVVDLHALTVPQDAPRLRNWRKEMFATLLAVGLDPARSAIFYQSDVPAHTELFWILSTVASMGYLSRMTQWKSKLQLPENTNLEDSAARSKLRLGLFSYPVLQAADILVHRATHVPVGEDQRQHLEFSRNTANSFNHLYGSIFPLPEALISPAKRVMSFKEPTLKMSKSHPDERSRILLSDTPEEIHKKIKGALTDSEPQLNYDPDNRPGVSNLIEILGHFEGKSRDEVVSEFQHSSLRALKEHVANRVAIDLLPIREKYFAFMENKTYLEDVANQGSQAARSNAEATMTQVKEALGL is encoded by the exons ATGAATCCGAAAGCTAACATCGCCTATAATGACCAAAGTTTTACGAGATTATATCTTTTGGCGAGAAATCGCGTCCGATTTAAAGGTCCAATTCAAAATCGGGGCAGCTCATACTCCACAAAAACATCGTTAGCAACCCACAAAACAATATTCTCGGGGATACAGCCAACTGGTATACCGCACTTGGGTAATTATTTGGGAGCTTTGCGTGAATGGGTTCAATTACAAAATGGTGCCACAGAGGGAACAAAATTATTATTCTCTGTAGTTGACCTTCACGCATTGACAGTGCCTCAGGATGCCCCCCGGTTACGAAATTGGAGGAAGGAAATGTTCGCGACCCTTCTTGCCGTGGGCCTAGATCCTGCAAGGTCGGCGATATTCTACCAATCCGAT GTCCCCGCACACACCGAATTGTTCTGGATACTGAGCACCGTGGCCTCTATGGGGTATCTATCACGTATGACACAATGGAAG AGCAAGCTTCAATTGCCGGAGAATACAAATCTGGAAGACTCGGCAGCAAGATCGAAACTTCGGCTAGGCCTATTTTCATACCCCGTTCTCCAAGCAGCAGATATTTTAGTCCACAG GGCTACACATGTTCCCGTAGGAGAGGACCAAAGGCAGCACCTTGAATTTTCCAGAAACACTGCAAATAGCTTTAATCATCTCTACGGGTCCATTTTCCCCTTGCCTGAGGCGCTCATAT CACCCGCAAAACGAGTGATGTCTTTCAAAGAACCAACTCTGAAGATGTCAAAGTCTCACCCAGATGAACGGTCAAGAATCTTGCTCTCCGATACCCCAGAAGAGATTCATAAGAAAATCAAGGGCGCACTCACGGACTCCGAGCCGCAGCTCAACTATGACCCAGATAATCGTCCAGGTGTCTCTAACTTGATTGAAATTCTCGGTCACTTTGAAGGCAAATCACGCGATGAAGTAGTGTCGGAATTTCAGCACTCAAGCCTTCGGGCTTTGAAGGAACACGTTGCTAACAGGGTTGCTATTGATCTTCTTCCGATAAGGGAGAAATATTTTGCGTTCATGGAAAACAAAACTTACCTTGAAGATGTTGCGAACCAAGGCAGCCAGGCTGCGCGCTCCAATGCTGAAGCGACCATGACACAGGTCAAAGAAGCACTAGGTTTGTGA
- a CDS encoding uncharacterized protein (COG:J;~EggNog:ENOG410PPH2;~InterPro:IPR002052,IPR029063;~go_function: GO:0003676 - nucleic acid binding [Evidence IEA];~go_function: GO:0008168 - methyltransferase activity [Evidence IEA];~go_process: GO:0032259 - methylation [Evidence IEA]), with the protein MPRIPTSTIIKAYRQNRLLPILLQECRSLSSAQNELRWLWERAIEIGNANHARNQCPRKYPAPGWKRLLNLMCRARSKGMPLQYILGDQPFGHLEILCQKGILIPRPETESYTIHAAELISRYFLATGQNGSVNSSGLIRPVRIIDLCTAIQLATRNLSHNLQLGLLSDRSCTEVHFHQGDVLGHDNGHIPRIEEILETHTLQCTKGSGARESFDWDVMISNPPYISPNSLRDGTTARSVRLFEPQLALVPPANVNHPTTMDYRREDIFYHHLIALSFKLSIRLTILECGSHQQGSRVAAICKAFSKKLPRDNEWTVDIWSEGQIDHRDNTEGPCIVILRK; encoded by the exons ATGCCCCGGATTCCCACTTCAACCATCATAAAGGCATACCGACAAAATCGCCTTTTGCCAATACTATTGCAGGAATGTCGTTCTCTCAGCTCAGCACAAAATGAGTTGCGCTGGTTATGGGAGCGAGCAATAGAAATCGGCAATGCAAATCACGCGCGGAACCAATGTCCCAGGAAATACCCAGCCCCAGGCTGGAAAAGGTTGTTAAACTTGATGTGCAGAGCGCGTTCAAAGGGAATGCCTCTTCAGTATATACTCGGTGATCAACCTTTTGGACATCTGGAAATATTATGCCAAAAGGGCATCCTGATACCGAG ACCAGAGACAGAATCTTACACCATACATGCCGCCGAGTTAATCTCGAGATATTTCCTAGCTACTGGCCAAAATGGAAGTGTCAATTCGTCGGGGTTGATACGACCTGTGCGCATTATAGATCTCTGCACTG CTATTCAATTGGCCACAAGGAACCTGAGTCACAACCTCCAGCTCGGCTTGCTTTCAGATCGGTCCTGCACAGAAGTCCATTTCCATCAAGGCGATGTACTTGGTCATGATAACGGACATATCCCACGGATCGAGGAGATCCTGGAAACACATACACTTCAGTGTACAAAAGGCTCGGGAGCAAGAGAAAGTTTTGACTGGGATGTCATGATCTCAAACCCACCATATATATCACCCAACTCCCTCCGCGATGGCACAACTGCCCGCAGTGTTCGATTGTTCGAACCTCAGCTTGCCCTGGTGCCTCCTGCCAACGTAAATCATCCTACAACGATGGATTACAGGCGGGAGGATATATTTTATCATCATCTCATTGCATTATCATTCAAGTTATCCATTAGACTCACTATCCTTGAATGTGGGAGTCATCAACAAGGCAGTCGTGTTGCCGCTATTTGCAAAGCCTTTTCTAAAAAATTGCCTCGAGATAATGAGTGGACTGTTGATATTTGGTCTGAAGGACAAATAGATCACCGTGATAACACAGAGGGACCTTGTATTGTCATCCTGCGGAAATGA